A genomic region of Tamandua tetradactyla isolate mTamTet1 chromosome 2, mTamTet1.pri, whole genome shotgun sequence contains the following coding sequences:
- the RALGDS gene encoding ral guanine nucleotide dissociation stimulator isoform X4 translates to MVQRMWAEAAGPTGGAEPLFPGSRRSRSVWDAVRLEVGVPDSCAVVLHSFTQLDPDLPRLESSTQEIGEELVNGVIYTISLRKVQVHHAANKGQRWLGFENEPGLNLYETCKVRTVKAGTLEKLVEHLVPAFQGSDLSYVTIFLCTYRAFTTTQQVLDLLFKRYGRCDALTASSRYGCILPYSDEDGGPEDQLKNTISSILGTWLDQYSEDFFQPPDFPCLKQLVAYVQLNMPGSDLERRAHLLLAQLNHPERIEAEPEVPAPPPALELEPAPDPAPELEPPLAPTLELEPALAPAPELKPAPVPASEVEPAPAPPPEQDTALVSAPELELEPELTPPAAPEPSCPLPLTTENELREKKVNLLAFPPELVAEQFTLMDAELFKKVVPYHCLGSIWSQRDKKGKEHLAPTIRATVTQFNRVANCVITTCLGDRSTKALDRARVVEHWIEVARECRILKNFSSLYAVLSALQSNSIHRLKKTWEEVSRESFRHFQKLSEIFSDENNYSLSRELLIKEGTSKFATLEMNPKRAQKRQQQQERGVIQGTIPYLGTFLTDLVMLDTAMKDYLYGRLINFEKRRKEFEVIAQIKLLQSACNNYSITPEEQFVAWFRSMERLSETESYNLSCELEPPSESASNTLKTKKNTAIIKRWSDRQAPNTDFSTTSSSHSKSCDQLKYGPYLSSGDTADALSVHSAGSSSSDVEEINMSFVPESPDGQEKKVGDCCIIRVSLDVDNGNMYKSILVTSQDKAPTVIRKAMDKHNLDEDEPEDYELVQIISEDRKLKIPENANVFYAMNSTANYDFVLKKRTFTKGAKVKHGASSTLPRMKQKGLKIAKGIF, encoded by the exons ATGGTGCAGCGCATGTGGGCCGAGGCGGCCGGGCCTACGGGCGGCGCCGAGCCGCTGTTTCCGGGCTCCCGGCGGAGCCGCAGCGTGTGGGACGCCGTGCGCTTGGAGGTGGGCGTCCCGGACAGCTGCGCGGTGGTGCTGCACAGCTTTACTCAGCTCGACCCGGACCTTCCGCGTCTGGAG AGCTCCACGCAGGAGATTGGCGAGGAGCTGGTCAACGGGGTCATCTACACCATCTCCCTGCGTAAGGTGCAGGTGCACCATGCCGCCAACAAGGGCCAGCGCTGGCTTGGG TTTGAAAATGAGCCAGGCCTGAACTTATATGAGACCTGCAAGGTGCGGACTGTCAAGGCAGGCACACTGGAGAAGCTGGTGGAGCACCTGGTCCCTGCCTTCCAGGGCAGCGACCTCTCCTATGTCACCATCTTCCTCTGCACATACCGGGCCTTCACCACCACCCAGCAGGTCCTGGACCTGCTGTTCAAGCG GTACGGTAGATGTGACGCCCTCACGGCCTCCTCTAGATATGGATGTATCCTCCCTTACTCTGATGAGGACGGTGGACCTGAGGACCAGCTAAAAAA CACCATCTCCTCCATCCTGGGCACCTGGCTGGACCAGTACTCGGAGGATTTCTTTCAGCCACCAGACTTTCCCTGCCTCAAGCAGCTGGTGGCCTATGTGCAGCTTAACATGCCTGGCTCAGACCTGGAGCGCCGTGCCCACCTTCTCCTTGCCCAGCTGAACCACCCGGAACGCATTGAGGCAGAGCCAGAGG TACCAGCTCCACCGCCCGCTCTGGAGCTAGAGCCAGCTCCAGATCCAGCTCCAGAGCTAGAGCCACCCCTAGCACCAACTCTGGAGCTAGAGCCAGCTCTTGCACCAGCTCCAGAGCTCAAGCCAGCTCCAGTGCCAGCTTCAGAGGTAGAACCAGCTCCAGCACCACCTCCAGAGCAAGACACAGCTTTAGTATCCGCCCCAGAGCTAGAGCTAGAGCCAGAGCTAACACCTCCTGCAGCACCAGAGCCTTCCTGTCCATTGCCTTTGACCACAGAGAATGAGCTGAGAGAGAAGAAGGTGAACCTCTTGGCGTTCCCTCCTGAGCTGGTGGCAGAGCAATTTACACTGATGGATGCG GAGCTGTTCAAGAAGGTGGTGCCCTACCACTGTCTGGGCTCCATCTGGTCCCAGCGTGACAAGAAGGGCAAGGAGCACCTGGCACCCACCATCCGCGCCACTGTGACCCAGTTCAACCGTGTAGCCAACTGCGTCATCACCACCTGCCTTGGAGACCGGAGCACGAAGGCCCTGGACAGGGCCAGGGTGGTGGAGCACTGGATCGAGGTGGCCAGG GAGTGCAGGATCCTCAAGAATTTCTCCTCACTCTACGCTGTCCTCTCTGCGCTTCAGAGCAACTCGATCCACCGACTGAAGAAGACCTGGGAGGAGGTGTCTAG GGAAAGCTTCCGCCACTTTCAGAAGCTGTCTGAGATTTTCTCAGACGAGAACAATTACTCACTGAGCAGGGAGCTGCTCATCAAG GAGGGGACCTCCAAGTTTGCCACCCTTGAGATGAACCCCAAGAGGGCTCAGAagaggcagcagcagcaggagagg GGTGTCATCCAGGGCACCATTCCCTACCTGGGGACCTTCCTCACCGACCTGGTGATGCTGGACACGGCCATGAAGGATTATCTGTAT GGTAGACTGATCAACTTTGAGAAGAGGAGGAAG GAGTTCGAAGTGATTGCCCAGATCAAGCTGCTGCAGTCAGCCTGCAACAATTACAGCATCACCCCCGAGGAGCAGTTTGTGGCCTGGTTCCGGTCCATGGAGCGGCTCAGTGAGACTGAGAG TTACAACCTGTCTTGTGAGCTGGAGCCCCCATCTGAGTCGGCCAGCAACACCCTCAAGACCAAGAAGAACACGGCCATCATCAAGCGCTGGAGCGA CCGCCAGGCCCCCAACACAGACTTCAGCACCACCAGCAGCTCCCACTCCAAGTCCTGTGATCAACTCAAGTACGGCCCCTACCTCAGTAGCGGGGACACAGCCGACGCGCTCAGCGTGCACTCCGCCGGTTCCTCCAGCTCCGACGTGGAGGAGATCAACATGAGCTTTGTCCCCGAGTCCCCTGATGGCCAGGAAAAgaag GTGGGCGACTGCTGCATCATCCGCGTCAGCCTGGACGTGGACAACGGCAACATGTACAAGAGCATCCTG gtgaccagccaagATAAAGCTCCAACTGTGATCCGCAAGGCCATGGACAAACACAACCTGGATGAGGATGAGCCAGAGGACTACGAGCTCGTCCAGATCATCTCAGAGGATCGAA AGCTGAAGATCCCTGAGAACGCCAACGTGTTCTACGCCATGAACTCTACTGCCAACTATGACTTTGTCCTGAAGAAACGGACCTTCACCAAGGGGGCAAAGGTCAAGCACGGAGCCAGCTCGACCCTTCCACGCATGAAGCAGAAGGGACTCAAGATCGCCAAGGGCATCTTCTAA
- the RALGDS gene encoding ral guanine nucleotide dissociation stimulator isoform X5 — protein sequence MQSSTQEIGEELVNGVIYTISLRKVQVHHAANKGQRWLGFENEPGLNLYETCKVRTVKAGTLEKLVEHLVPAFQGSDLSYVTIFLCTYRAFTTTQQVLDLLFKRYGRCDALTASSRYGCILPYSDEDGGPEDQLKNTISSILGTWLDQYSEDFFQPPDFPCLKQLVAYVQLNMPGSDLERRAHLLLAQLNHPERIEAEPEVPAPPPALELEPAPDPAPELEPPLAPTLELEPALAPAPELKPAPVPASEVEPAPAPPPEQDTALVSAPELELEPELTPPAAPEPSCPLPLTTENELREKKVNLLAFPPELVAEQFTLMDAELFKKVVPYHCLGSIWSQRDKKGKEHLAPTIRATVTQFNRVANCVITTCLGDRSTKALDRARVVEHWIEVARECRILKNFSSLYAVLSALQSNSIHRLKKTWEEVSRESFRHFQKLSEIFSDENNYSLSRELLIKEGTSKFATLEMNPKRAQKRQQQQERGVIQGTIPYLGTFLTDLVMLDTAMKDYLYGRLINFEKRRKEFEVIAQIKLLQSACNNYSITPEEQFVAWFRSMERLSETESYNLSCELEPPSESASNTLKTKKNTAIIKRWSDRQAPNTDFSTTSSSHSKSCDQLKYGPYLSSGDTADALSVHSAGSSSSDVEEINMSFVPESPDGQEKKFWESASQSSPETSGISSASSSTSSSSASTTPVATTRTHKRSISGVTSYTSSLPLYNQQVGDCCIIRVSLDVDNGNMYKSILVTSQDKAPTVIRKAMDKHNLDEDEPEDYELVQIISEDRKLKIPENANVFYAMNSTANYDFVLKKRTFTKGAKVKHGASSTLPRMKQKGLKIAKGIF from the exons ATGCAG AGCTCCACGCAGGAGATTGGCGAGGAGCTGGTCAACGGGGTCATCTACACCATCTCCCTGCGTAAGGTGCAGGTGCACCATGCCGCCAACAAGGGCCAGCGCTGGCTTGGG TTTGAAAATGAGCCAGGCCTGAACTTATATGAGACCTGCAAGGTGCGGACTGTCAAGGCAGGCACACTGGAGAAGCTGGTGGAGCACCTGGTCCCTGCCTTCCAGGGCAGCGACCTCTCCTATGTCACCATCTTCCTCTGCACATACCGGGCCTTCACCACCACCCAGCAGGTCCTGGACCTGCTGTTCAAGCG GTACGGTAGATGTGACGCCCTCACGGCCTCCTCTAGATATGGATGTATCCTCCCTTACTCTGATGAGGACGGTGGACCTGAGGACCAGCTAAAAAA CACCATCTCCTCCATCCTGGGCACCTGGCTGGACCAGTACTCGGAGGATTTCTTTCAGCCACCAGACTTTCCCTGCCTCAAGCAGCTGGTGGCCTATGTGCAGCTTAACATGCCTGGCTCAGACCTGGAGCGCCGTGCCCACCTTCTCCTTGCCCAGCTGAACCACCCGGAACGCATTGAGGCAGAGCCAGAGG TACCAGCTCCACCGCCCGCTCTGGAGCTAGAGCCAGCTCCAGATCCAGCTCCAGAGCTAGAGCCACCCCTAGCACCAACTCTGGAGCTAGAGCCAGCTCTTGCACCAGCTCCAGAGCTCAAGCCAGCTCCAGTGCCAGCTTCAGAGGTAGAACCAGCTCCAGCACCACCTCCAGAGCAAGACACAGCTTTAGTATCCGCCCCAGAGCTAGAGCTAGAGCCAGAGCTAACACCTCCTGCAGCACCAGAGCCTTCCTGTCCATTGCCTTTGACCACAGAGAATGAGCTGAGAGAGAAGAAGGTGAACCTCTTGGCGTTCCCTCCTGAGCTGGTGGCAGAGCAATTTACACTGATGGATGCG GAGCTGTTCAAGAAGGTGGTGCCCTACCACTGTCTGGGCTCCATCTGGTCCCAGCGTGACAAGAAGGGCAAGGAGCACCTGGCACCCACCATCCGCGCCACTGTGACCCAGTTCAACCGTGTAGCCAACTGCGTCATCACCACCTGCCTTGGAGACCGGAGCACGAAGGCCCTGGACAGGGCCAGGGTGGTGGAGCACTGGATCGAGGTGGCCAGG GAGTGCAGGATCCTCAAGAATTTCTCCTCACTCTACGCTGTCCTCTCTGCGCTTCAGAGCAACTCGATCCACCGACTGAAGAAGACCTGGGAGGAGGTGTCTAG GGAAAGCTTCCGCCACTTTCAGAAGCTGTCTGAGATTTTCTCAGACGAGAACAATTACTCACTGAGCAGGGAGCTGCTCATCAAG GAGGGGACCTCCAAGTTTGCCACCCTTGAGATGAACCCCAAGAGGGCTCAGAagaggcagcagcagcaggagagg GGTGTCATCCAGGGCACCATTCCCTACCTGGGGACCTTCCTCACCGACCTGGTGATGCTGGACACGGCCATGAAGGATTATCTGTAT GGTAGACTGATCAACTTTGAGAAGAGGAGGAAG GAGTTCGAAGTGATTGCCCAGATCAAGCTGCTGCAGTCAGCCTGCAACAATTACAGCATCACCCCCGAGGAGCAGTTTGTGGCCTGGTTCCGGTCCATGGAGCGGCTCAGTGAGACTGAGAG TTACAACCTGTCTTGTGAGCTGGAGCCCCCATCTGAGTCGGCCAGCAACACCCTCAAGACCAAGAAGAACACGGCCATCATCAAGCGCTGGAGCGA CCGCCAGGCCCCCAACACAGACTTCAGCACCACCAGCAGCTCCCACTCCAAGTCCTGTGATCAACTCAAGTACGGCCCCTACCTCAGTAGCGGGGACACAGCCGACGCGCTCAGCGTGCACTCCGCCGGTTCCTCCAGCTCCGACGTGGAGGAGATCAACATGAGCTTTGTCCCCGAGTCCCCTGATGGCCAGGAAAAgaag TTCTGGGAGTCGGCGTCCCAGTCATCCCCAGAGACCTCCGGCATCAGCTCAGCCTCTAGcagcacctcctcctcctccgcctCCACCACCCCCGTGGCCACCACGCGCACCCACAAGCGCTCCATCTCAGGGGTCACCAGCTACACCTCCTCGCTTCCCCTCTACAACCAGCAGGTGGGCGACTGCTGCATCATCCGCGTCAGCCTGGACGTGGACAACGGCAACATGTACAAGAGCATCCTG gtgaccagccaagATAAAGCTCCAACTGTGATCCGCAAGGCCATGGACAAACACAACCTGGATGAGGATGAGCCAGAGGACTACGAGCTCGTCCAGATCATCTCAGAGGATCGAA AGCTGAAGATCCCTGAGAACGCCAACGTGTTCTACGCCATGAACTCTACTGCCAACTATGACTTTGTCCTGAAGAAACGGACCTTCACCAAGGGGGCAAAGGTCAAGCACGGAGCCAGCTCGACCCTTCCACGCATGAAGCAGAAGGGACTCAAGATCGCCAAGGGCATCTTCTAA
- the RALGDS gene encoding ral guanine nucleotide dissociation stimulator isoform X1, producing MVQRMWAEAAGPTGGAEPLFPGSRRSRSVWDAVRLEVGVPDSCAVVLHSFTQLDPDLPRLESSTQEIGEELVNGVIYTISLRKVQVHHAANKGQRWLGFENEPGLNLYETCKVRTVKAGTLEKLVEHLVPAFQGSDLSYVTIFLCTYRAFTTTQQVLDLLFKRYGRCDALTASSRYGCILPYSDEDGGPEDQLKNTISSILGTWLDQYSEDFFQPPDFPCLKQLVAYVQLNMPGSDLERRAHLLLAQLNHPERIEAEPEVPAPPPALELEPAPDPAPELEPPLAPTLELEPALAPAPELKPAPVPASEVEPAPAPPPEQDTALVSAPELELEPELTPPAAPEPSCPLPLTTENELREKKVNLLAFPPELVAEQFTLMDAELFKKVVPYHCLGSIWSQRDKKGKEHLAPTIRATVTQFNRVANCVITTCLGDRSTKALDRARVVEHWIEVARECRILKNFSSLYAVLSALQSNSIHRLKKTWEEVSRESFRHFQKLSEIFSDENNYSLSRELLIKEGTSKFATLEMNPKRAQKRQQQQERGVIQGTIPYLGTFLTDLVMLDTAMKDYLYGRLINFEKRRKEFEVIAQIKLLQSACNNYSITPEEQFVAWFRSMERLSETESYNLSCELEPPSESASNTLKTKKNTAIIKRWSDRQAPNTDFSTTSSSHSKSCDQLKYGPYLSSGDTADALSVHSAGSSSSDVEEINMSFVPESPDGQEKKFWESASQSSPETSGISSASSSTSSSSASTTPVATTRTHKRSISGVTSYTSSLPLYNQQVGDCCIIRVSLDVDNGNMYKSILVTSQDKAPTVIRKAMDKHNLDEDEPEDYELVQIISEDRKLKIPENANVFYAMNSTANYDFVLKKRTFTKGAKVKHGASSTLPRMKQKGLKIAKGIF from the exons ATGGTGCAGCGCATGTGGGCCGAGGCGGCCGGGCCTACGGGCGGCGCCGAGCCGCTGTTTCCGGGCTCCCGGCGGAGCCGCAGCGTGTGGGACGCCGTGCGCTTGGAGGTGGGCGTCCCGGACAGCTGCGCGGTGGTGCTGCACAGCTTTACTCAGCTCGACCCGGACCTTCCGCGTCTGGAG AGCTCCACGCAGGAGATTGGCGAGGAGCTGGTCAACGGGGTCATCTACACCATCTCCCTGCGTAAGGTGCAGGTGCACCATGCCGCCAACAAGGGCCAGCGCTGGCTTGGG TTTGAAAATGAGCCAGGCCTGAACTTATATGAGACCTGCAAGGTGCGGACTGTCAAGGCAGGCACACTGGAGAAGCTGGTGGAGCACCTGGTCCCTGCCTTCCAGGGCAGCGACCTCTCCTATGTCACCATCTTCCTCTGCACATACCGGGCCTTCACCACCACCCAGCAGGTCCTGGACCTGCTGTTCAAGCG GTACGGTAGATGTGACGCCCTCACGGCCTCCTCTAGATATGGATGTATCCTCCCTTACTCTGATGAGGACGGTGGACCTGAGGACCAGCTAAAAAA CACCATCTCCTCCATCCTGGGCACCTGGCTGGACCAGTACTCGGAGGATTTCTTTCAGCCACCAGACTTTCCCTGCCTCAAGCAGCTGGTGGCCTATGTGCAGCTTAACATGCCTGGCTCAGACCTGGAGCGCCGTGCCCACCTTCTCCTTGCCCAGCTGAACCACCCGGAACGCATTGAGGCAGAGCCAGAGG TACCAGCTCCACCGCCCGCTCTGGAGCTAGAGCCAGCTCCAGATCCAGCTCCAGAGCTAGAGCCACCCCTAGCACCAACTCTGGAGCTAGAGCCAGCTCTTGCACCAGCTCCAGAGCTCAAGCCAGCTCCAGTGCCAGCTTCAGAGGTAGAACCAGCTCCAGCACCACCTCCAGAGCAAGACACAGCTTTAGTATCCGCCCCAGAGCTAGAGCTAGAGCCAGAGCTAACACCTCCTGCAGCACCAGAGCCTTCCTGTCCATTGCCTTTGACCACAGAGAATGAGCTGAGAGAGAAGAAGGTGAACCTCTTGGCGTTCCCTCCTGAGCTGGTGGCAGAGCAATTTACACTGATGGATGCG GAGCTGTTCAAGAAGGTGGTGCCCTACCACTGTCTGGGCTCCATCTGGTCCCAGCGTGACAAGAAGGGCAAGGAGCACCTGGCACCCACCATCCGCGCCACTGTGACCCAGTTCAACCGTGTAGCCAACTGCGTCATCACCACCTGCCTTGGAGACCGGAGCACGAAGGCCCTGGACAGGGCCAGGGTGGTGGAGCACTGGATCGAGGTGGCCAGG GAGTGCAGGATCCTCAAGAATTTCTCCTCACTCTACGCTGTCCTCTCTGCGCTTCAGAGCAACTCGATCCACCGACTGAAGAAGACCTGGGAGGAGGTGTCTAG GGAAAGCTTCCGCCACTTTCAGAAGCTGTCTGAGATTTTCTCAGACGAGAACAATTACTCACTGAGCAGGGAGCTGCTCATCAAG GAGGGGACCTCCAAGTTTGCCACCCTTGAGATGAACCCCAAGAGGGCTCAGAagaggcagcagcagcaggagagg GGTGTCATCCAGGGCACCATTCCCTACCTGGGGACCTTCCTCACCGACCTGGTGATGCTGGACACGGCCATGAAGGATTATCTGTAT GGTAGACTGATCAACTTTGAGAAGAGGAGGAAG GAGTTCGAAGTGATTGCCCAGATCAAGCTGCTGCAGTCAGCCTGCAACAATTACAGCATCACCCCCGAGGAGCAGTTTGTGGCCTGGTTCCGGTCCATGGAGCGGCTCAGTGAGACTGAGAG TTACAACCTGTCTTGTGAGCTGGAGCCCCCATCTGAGTCGGCCAGCAACACCCTCAAGACCAAGAAGAACACGGCCATCATCAAGCGCTGGAGCGA CCGCCAGGCCCCCAACACAGACTTCAGCACCACCAGCAGCTCCCACTCCAAGTCCTGTGATCAACTCAAGTACGGCCCCTACCTCAGTAGCGGGGACACAGCCGACGCGCTCAGCGTGCACTCCGCCGGTTCCTCCAGCTCCGACGTGGAGGAGATCAACATGAGCTTTGTCCCCGAGTCCCCTGATGGCCAGGAAAAgaag TTCTGGGAGTCGGCGTCCCAGTCATCCCCAGAGACCTCCGGCATCAGCTCAGCCTCTAGcagcacctcctcctcctccgcctCCACCACCCCCGTGGCCACCACGCGCACCCACAAGCGCTCCATCTCAGGGGTCACCAGCTACACCTCCTCGCTTCCCCTCTACAACCAGCAGGTGGGCGACTGCTGCATCATCCGCGTCAGCCTGGACGTGGACAACGGCAACATGTACAAGAGCATCCTG gtgaccagccaagATAAAGCTCCAACTGTGATCCGCAAGGCCATGGACAAACACAACCTGGATGAGGATGAGCCAGAGGACTACGAGCTCGTCCAGATCATCTCAGAGGATCGAA AGCTGAAGATCCCTGAGAACGCCAACGTGTTCTACGCCATGAACTCTACTGCCAACTATGACTTTGTCCTGAAGAAACGGACCTTCACCAAGGGGGCAAAGGTCAAGCACGGAGCCAGCTCGACCCTTCCACGCATGAAGCAGAAGGGACTCAAGATCGCCAAGGGCATCTTCTAA